In Salisediminibacterium beveridgei, one DNA window encodes the following:
- a CDS encoding Nif3-like dinuclear metal center hexameric protein translates to MSEFIHAQALIQGFERFSPKSYAIEGDKVGLQIGTLNKKVTKLMTALDVNEQVVDEAIENGVDFIIAHHPLIFRPLKALTTDESYGKTIQKLMKHEITLYVAHTNLDVATGGVNDLMADALGLQDTDVLAKTSEDPLVKLVVYVSKPDADRVRQAIGDAGAGHIGDYSHCSFQTEGTGSFIPGDGTDPFIGKQGEREFVEELKIETIVPKSIEKKVVRAMLDAHPYEEPAYDLYPMANEGDALGLGRIGYLEEGMTLDAFCEHVKKAFDVPFVRAVGDGNRTVKKIAVLGGDGNKYTMTALQKGADVYVTGDLYYHVAHDAMMEGLMMVDPGHNVEKIMKQATADYVKNNILKNSCLTEVVASAIHTDPFRVK, encoded by the coding sequence ATGAGTGAATTCATTCATGCGCAAGCCCTGATCCAGGGATTTGAAAGATTCTCCCCGAAATCGTATGCCATTGAAGGGGATAAGGTCGGTCTTCAGATTGGGACCTTGAATAAGAAAGTAACGAAACTGATGACAGCGCTGGACGTCAATGAGCAGGTAGTGGATGAAGCCATTGAAAATGGCGTTGATTTCATTATTGCTCACCACCCTTTGATCTTCCGGCCTTTAAAGGCGCTCACAACCGATGAATCTTATGGAAAAACCATTCAGAAACTGATGAAGCATGAGATCACATTGTATGTAGCGCACACAAATCTTGACGTGGCAACAGGAGGCGTCAATGACCTGATGGCTGATGCACTGGGGCTTCAAGATACAGATGTGCTTGCCAAGACCAGTGAAGATCCACTGGTTAAACTGGTGGTTTATGTATCAAAACCTGATGCAGACCGCGTCAGGCAGGCGATTGGAGATGCCGGAGCCGGTCACATTGGCGATTACAGTCACTGCAGTTTTCAAACAGAAGGAACAGGTTCGTTCATTCCAGGTGACGGGACAGATCCTTTCATAGGGAAACAAGGTGAAAGGGAATTTGTAGAAGAACTGAAAATTGAGACCATTGTTCCGAAATCAATCGAAAAAAAGGTAGTACGGGCAATGCTTGACGCTCATCCATATGAGGAACCTGCCTATGATCTTTATCCGATGGCAAATGAGGGCGATGCTCTTGGTCTCGGAAGAATTGGTTACTTAGAGGAAGGCATGACCTTGGATGCTTTTTGCGAACATGTCAAAAAAGCATTCGATGTCCCATTTGTCAGAGCGGTTGGTGATGGAAACCGTACTGTTAAAAAGATTGCTGTTCTTGGCGGAGATGGAAACAAGTACACCATGACAGCCCTTCAAAAAGGTGCAGATGTTTATGTAACTGGTGACCTCTACTATCATGTGGCTCACGATGCCATGATGGAAGGATTGATGATGGTTGACCCGGGGCATAATGTAGAGAAGATCATGAAGCAAGCTACAGCGGATTATGTGAAGAATAACATTTTAAAAAATAGCTGTCTTACAGAGGTTGTTGCTTCAGCAATTCATACCGATCCTTTTCGTGTAAAATAA
- a CDS encoding tRNA (adenine(22)-N(1))-methyltransferase, which produces MNRHQLSERLQAVSRHVPRGAKLADIGSDHAYLPVYLLEHGVIERAIAGEINDGPLLSAMENIQANGFTDHIQVKKGSGLAVLLNETDIDTVTIAGMGGPLITAILNDGQEHLSTIKRLILQPNVAADRIRQWLYSEGWDLISEEILEEEGHIYEILVAEPGTGTAAYSNVESEFKKELWLGPILIQEKHSAFQKKWKWEYEQLKRIEESLNEAKDKNTVSERLADVDQKITWLKEVFHYE; this is translated from the coding sequence ATGAACCGTCATCAATTATCTGAAAGACTTCAAGCTGTCAGTCGTCATGTCCCACGCGGAGCGAAGCTTGCCGACATTGGCTCGGATCATGCTTACTTACCGGTATATCTCCTGGAACATGGGGTGATCGAGCGTGCCATTGCAGGAGAAATTAATGATGGCCCTTTGCTTTCAGCTATGGAAAACATACAAGCAAACGGGTTTACGGATCATATTCAGGTGAAAAAGGGGAGCGGTTTGGCGGTGCTCTTGAATGAAACAGATATCGACACCGTAACGATTGCCGGCATGGGTGGGCCTCTTATAACAGCGATTCTCAATGATGGGCAAGAGCACCTATCTACGATTAAACGGTTGATTCTTCAACCCAACGTGGCTGCGGACAGAATCCGGCAGTGGCTATACAGCGAGGGATGGGATCTGATATCCGAAGAGATTCTCGAAGAAGAGGGTCATATCTATGAAATTCTTGTGGCAGAACCGGGCACTGGCACGGCAGCGTATTCCAATGTTGAGAGTGAATTCAAAAAAGAATTGTGGTTAGGCCCAATTTTGATCCAGGAAAAACATTCAGCTTTTCAAAAGAAATGGAAATGGGAATATGAACAATTGAAACGAATTGAAGAGAGTCTGAATGAGGCAAAAGACAAAAACACAGTATCGGAGCGGCTCGCAGACGTTGACCAAAAAATCACATGGCTGAAGGAGGTATTTCACTATGAGTGA